Proteins from a genomic interval of Sulfurimonas sp. HSL3-2:
- the trpB gene encoding tryptophan synthase subunit beta, which translates to MYIPSPSKFDPDENGHFGIFGGRYVPETLMPALLDLDKEYKKIRFDKDFWKEVDYYLKDYVGRPSPLYYAHNISEELGAKIYLKREDLNHTGAHKVNNVIAQGLMAKRLGYKKVIAETGAGQHGVATATIAALLGLECEIFMGAKDVARQELNVFRMKLLGAKVNAVESGSKTLKDAMNDAIRHWVTNARDTFYIIGTVAGPHPYPMMVRDFQAIIGYEARAQILEKENRLPDHVIACIGGGSNAIGAFQHFLEDKEVECIGVEAGGHGVCTDKHGCSLLMGRPGVLHGQMSYLLQDEDGQILEAHSISAGLDYPGIGPEHAFHKDNGSASYGNATDEEALDAFVWLSRKEGIIPAFESAHAVAYLKKIEDIKGKLIIVNLSGRGDKDMMQAKDLLHFD; encoded by the coding sequence ATGTATATACCATCACCATCAAAATTCGATCCTGATGAAAACGGACACTTCGGCATATTCGGGGGACGTTATGTTCCTGAGACATTGATGCCGGCGCTTTTAGATCTGGATAAAGAGTACAAAAAGATCAGATTTGACAAAGATTTCTGGAAAGAGGTCGATTACTATCTAAAAGACTATGTAGGCCGCCCTTCTCCGCTTTATTATGCACATAATATCTCTGAAGAGCTCGGAGCAAAAATCTACTTAAAACGTGAAGACCTGAACCATACGGGAGCACATAAAGTAAACAACGTTATCGCTCAAGGTCTTATGGCAAAACGTCTTGGATACAAAAAAGTGATCGCTGAGACGGGTGCGGGACAGCACGGTGTAGCGACTGCCACCATAGCAGCTCTTTTAGGTCTGGAGTGCGAAATATTCATGGGTGCAAAAGATGTCGCACGCCAAGAACTAAACGTCTTTCGTATGAAGCTTCTGGGAGCAAAAGTCAATGCTGTAGAGAGTGGATCTAAGACGTTAAAAGACGCAATGAACGATGCTATCCGTCACTGGGTTACAAATGCCAGAGATACTTTTTATATCATCGGTACAGTTGCCGGTCCTCATCCATATCCGATGATGGTACGTGATTTTCAAGCGATCATAGGGTATGAAGCAAGAGCTCAGATACTTGAAAAAGAAAACCGTCTTCCTGATCATGTTATCGCTTGTATCGGCGGCGGAAGTAATGCTATCGGTGCATTTCAGCACTTTTTAGAAGACAAAGAGGTAGAGTGTATCGGTGTCGAGGCAGGCGGACACGGTGTCTGTACGGACAAACACGGGTGTTCTCTTCTAATGGGTCGTCCCGGAGTACTCCACGGACAGATGAGCTACCTGCTTCAAGATGAAGACGGGCAAATACTTGAAGCGCATTCGATCTCTGCGGGACTTGATTATCCCGGTATCGGACCCGAACATGCATTTCATAAAGACAACGGATCTGCATCATACGGAAATGCGACAGATGAAGAAGCACTTGACGCATTCGTATGGTTAAGTAGAAAAGAGGGAATCATTCCCGCTTTTGAAAGTGCACATGCGGTAGCATACCTCAAGAAAATAGAAGATATTAAAGGTAAACTGATCATCGTCAACCTTTCAGGACGCGGTGACAAAGATATGATGCAGGCAAAAGACCTGCTTCATTTCGATTAA
- a CDS encoding adenine phosphoribosyltransferase produces the protein MTMTAQDLKIINDAIRDIPDFPKPGIVFKDITTLLNDKHAFSVLMDHLAARYKDYNLDFIAGIDARGFIFGAALAQMLGTGFVPIRKKGKLPYTTISEKYSLEYGFDEVELHIDAFRDVKDAKVLLIDDLIATGGTANAAASLINKTGAVCVEACFILALNFLEGQKVLEKQTKVYSVVGID, from the coding sequence ATAACTATGACAGCGCAAGATTTAAAGATCATAAATGATGCGATCCGTGACATACCTGATTTTCCAAAACCGGGTATCGTCTTTAAAGATATTACGACACTTTTAAACGACAAACATGCTTTTTCAGTACTTATGGACCATTTAGCTGCAAGATATAAAGATTATAATCTGGATTTTATAGCGGGTATAGATGCACGCGGTTTTATCTTTGGGGCTGCACTTGCTCAGATGCTGGGAACGGGATTTGTCCCTATCCGTAAAAAAGGAAAGCTTCCATATACGACGATCTCTGAAAAATACTCTTTAGAGTACGGCTTTGATGAAGTCGAACTGCATATTGATGCCTTTAGAGATGTAAAAGATGCGAAAGTCCTTTTAATAGACGATCTTATAGCGACAGGCGGGACAGCAAATGCAGCCGCTTCCCTTATCAATAAAACAGGTGCTGTCTGTGTCGAAGCATGTTTCATCCTTGCTTTGAATTTCCTAGAGGGACAAAAAGTACTGGAAAAACAGACAAAAGTTTATAGCGTAGTAGGAATAGATTAA